A portion of the Plodia interpunctella isolate USDA-ARS_2022_Savannah chromosome 4, ilPloInte3.2, whole genome shotgun sequence genome contains these proteins:
- the LOC128669476 gene encoding uncharacterized protein LOC128669476 isoform X4 has protein sequence MIFTDPSNDEVTEEDVERPPLPMEDASEEWAPWNLVVSIKNPNAPPPVAVKTTPGPAWDIGQVLKAAYLLSKPQRKVDFIDEQEMRCVYSLIYDVFRYKTILEQAIDDVEFFTDYPELNPYRQTVWLFLMELARRRWGARPRSDVERASHLLAEAGHPYQEIESIIWDQRVHFAAAIARIRIKNKAFTLSDLLPSHLREERISACVNKDSVTGWVNTFKAKKVAKLVERLHQLGYSYSSSRTLCAGEYRFDRVCPRFITLRPPEHTTVGQMDLVQNSIIVLQEREFCEGASTLCRALRANALTGVVAQSHASSPRCSAYLAAQLKELAAVLKAQTPAAPATPQLGKLVVFGAGDKVESYVCALRELGIDASNLPEAPVCVLSDPVHCETPTVLNALDGVVAVLATPPNSYSAVTDPIDLVCGRGGDLDMLEILTESEINAAGKARVTSILEEQKKTLRALMSKPQIQLILYETHSALEAENEAQITRAVAEANRLARERHILLRKKHRERPCSARKDLDTVDSFATLENTISHSEIDKDELDGISVIEGSPSKRAGSASTTGTNRTRPPSADTTLKKSVVSSPVGSRPGTNKARPIPEMPGLPEHNENDFPRDPDKDNPDVNVPSCDLFEVRNLPNLGNGLDINYILDRDGCYLGLIQRKDDRRRSPDSTPSL, from the exons ATGATTTTTACAGATCCTAGCAATGATGAAGTAAC GGAAGAGGATGTTGAAAGGCCGCCGTTGCCGATGGAAGATGCGTCGGAGGAGTGGGCGCCCTGGAACCTGGTCGTGTCCATCAAGAACCCGAACGCGCCGCCGCCCGTTGCCGTCAAGACCACTCCCGGTCCAGCGTGGGACATCGGACAG GTTTTGAAGGCGGCTTACCTCCTCAGCAAACCTCAACGAAAAGTTGACTTTATAGATGAACAAGAAATGCGCTGCGTATACTCTCTTATTTACGACGTATTTCGAT ATAAGACGATCTTGGAACAAGCGATCGACGATGTGGAGTTCTTTACTGATTATCCAGAG CTCAACCCGTACCGCCAAACTGTGTGGCTCTTCCTTATGGAGCTAGCCCGTAGGCGGTGGGGGGCGCGCCCGCGCAGCGACGTCGAACGAGCCTCTCATCTGCTCGCCGAAGCGGGCCACCCCTACCAGGAAATAGAAAGTATCATTTGGGACCAGAGGGTGCATTTTGCCGCAGCTATAGCCAGGATTCGCATCAAGAACAAGGCTTTTAC GTTATCAGACCTTCTGCCCTCGCATTTAAGAGAAGAGCGAATATCAGCATGTGTCAATAAAGACTCCGTGACAGGTTGGGTCAACACGTTCAAAGCAAA GAAGGTGGCGAAGTTGGTGGAAAGACTACATCAGCTGGGGTACTCCTATAGCAGTTCTCGCACTCTATGCGCCGGCGAGTACAGATTTGATCGCGTGTGTCCAAG ATTCATAACATTGAGACCGCCGGAACACACCACCGTCGGACAGATGGATCTTGTCCAGAATAGCATAATAGTGCTTCAG GAGCGAGAGTTCTGCGAAGGAGCGTCAACACTCTGCCGAGCATTACGCGCCAACGCCTTGACAGGTGTTGTGGCTCAGAGCCATGCGTCATCGCCTCGCTGTTCCGCCTATCTCGCAGCTCAGCTCAAAGAACTGGCGGCGGTGTTGAAGGCACAAACGCCGGCAGCACCCGCCACGCCACAGTTGGGGAAGCTAGTCGTCTTTGGAGCGGGAGACAA AGTGGAGAGCTACGTGTGTGCACTCCGAGAGCTAGGTATCGACGCGTCTAACTTGCCAGAAGCCCCAGTGTGCGTCCTTAGCGACCCTGTCCATTGCGAGACCCCCACCGTGCTGAATGCGCTAGACGGAGTAGTGGCAGTTCTGGCTACGCCACCGAATTCGTACTCTGCGGTCACTGACCCTATCGACTTGGTCTGTGGAAGGGGAGGCGACTTGGATATGCTGGAG ATCCTTACCGAATCCGAAATCAACGCCGCAGGGAAAGCTCGCGTAACATCCATACTGGAAGAGCAAAAGAAAACCTTGAGAGCTCTCATGTCAAAACCTCAG ATCCAACTGATACTGTACGAGACCCACTCTGCCCTGGAAGCAGAAAACGAAGCGCAGATAACCAGAGCGGTCGCGGAGGCCAACCGTCTGGCCCGGGAGCGCCACATCTTGCTCAGAAAGAAGCACAGAGAACGACCATGT AGCGCCAGGAAAGATCTGGACACAGTAGACTCATTTGCCACCTTGGAGAATACGATCTCGCATTCTGAAATCGACAAGGACGAATTAGATGGGATCTCTGTGATCGAAGGCTCTCCATCTAAGAGGGCAGGGTCAGCATCCACCACTGGTACTAACAGGACGCGGCCGCCTAGCGCAGACACAACCCTGAAGAAGAGTGTAGTGAGCAGTCCAGTGGGATCGAGGCCGGGAACCAACAAGGCGAGGCCTATTCCGGAAATGCCAGGATTGCCCGAGCATAATGAAAACGATTTCCCTAGAGATCCTGATAAAGACAATCCGGATGTCAAT GTGCCAAGTTGCGATTTGTTTGAAGTGCGGAATTTGCCAAATCTGGGGAATGGTCTGGATATCAACTACATTCTAGACAGAGATGGCTGCTACCTCGGTTTGATCCAGAGGAAG GATGACCGCAGGAGATCACCCGACTCGACGCCAAGTTTATGA
- the LOC128669476 gene encoding uncharacterized protein LOC128669476 isoform X1: MIFTDPSNDEVTEEDVERPPLPMEDASEEWAPWNLVVSIKNPNAPPPVAVKTTPGPAWDIGQVLKAAYLLSKPQRKVDFIDEQEMRCVYSLIYDVFRYKTILEQAIDDVEFFTDYPELNPYRQTVWLFLMELARRRWGARPRSDVERASHLLAEAGHPYQEIESIIWDQRVHFAAAIARIRIKNKAFTLSDLLPSHLREERISACVNKDSVTGWVNTFKAKKVAKLVERLHQLGYSYSSSRTLCAGEYRFDRVCPRFITLRPPEHTTVGQMDLVQNSIIVLQEREFCEGASTLCRALRANALTGVVAQSHASSPRCSAYLAAQLKELAAVLKAQTPAAPATPQLGKLVVFGAGDKVESYVCALRELGIDASNLPEAPVCVLSDPVHCETPTVLNALDGVVAVLATPPNSYSAVTDPIDLVCGRGGDLDMLEILTESEINAAGKARVTSILEEQKKTLRALMSKPQIQLILYETHSALEAENEAQITRAVAEANRLARERHILLRKKHRERPCSARKDLDTVDSFATLENTISHSEIDKDELDGISVIEGSPSKRAGSASTTGTNRTRPPSADTTLKKSVVSSPVGSRPGTNKARPIPEMPGLPEHNENDFPRDPDKDNPDVNVPSCDLFEVRNLPNLGNGLDINYILDRDGCYLGLIQRKEITRLDAKFMIRVAEERGLFGGSAPAAAPGKRQRAAAPARRRRGKKIEVSHVRPRSGDAAGSPVYRRLIERLAAPTYASLCRSTRRGSAPACLSHEESDKLVHSHHENVVQDVCTKHIRRQAAAAAISAAACTCDARHRLSSHSPRGPRRASLETAVVPPLLPAPPCRRPFPLVVHDLRLKTIVQAHKIIA; this comes from the exons ATGATTTTTACAGATCCTAGCAATGATGAAGTAAC GGAAGAGGATGTTGAAAGGCCGCCGTTGCCGATGGAAGATGCGTCGGAGGAGTGGGCGCCCTGGAACCTGGTCGTGTCCATCAAGAACCCGAACGCGCCGCCGCCCGTTGCCGTCAAGACCACTCCCGGTCCAGCGTGGGACATCGGACAG GTTTTGAAGGCGGCTTACCTCCTCAGCAAACCTCAACGAAAAGTTGACTTTATAGATGAACAAGAAATGCGCTGCGTATACTCTCTTATTTACGACGTATTTCGAT ATAAGACGATCTTGGAACAAGCGATCGACGATGTGGAGTTCTTTACTGATTATCCAGAG CTCAACCCGTACCGCCAAACTGTGTGGCTCTTCCTTATGGAGCTAGCCCGTAGGCGGTGGGGGGCGCGCCCGCGCAGCGACGTCGAACGAGCCTCTCATCTGCTCGCCGAAGCGGGCCACCCCTACCAGGAAATAGAAAGTATCATTTGGGACCAGAGGGTGCATTTTGCCGCAGCTATAGCCAGGATTCGCATCAAGAACAAGGCTTTTAC GTTATCAGACCTTCTGCCCTCGCATTTAAGAGAAGAGCGAATATCAGCATGTGTCAATAAAGACTCCGTGACAGGTTGGGTCAACACGTTCAAAGCAAA GAAGGTGGCGAAGTTGGTGGAAAGACTACATCAGCTGGGGTACTCCTATAGCAGTTCTCGCACTCTATGCGCCGGCGAGTACAGATTTGATCGCGTGTGTCCAAG ATTCATAACATTGAGACCGCCGGAACACACCACCGTCGGACAGATGGATCTTGTCCAGAATAGCATAATAGTGCTTCAG GAGCGAGAGTTCTGCGAAGGAGCGTCAACACTCTGCCGAGCATTACGCGCCAACGCCTTGACAGGTGTTGTGGCTCAGAGCCATGCGTCATCGCCTCGCTGTTCCGCCTATCTCGCAGCTCAGCTCAAAGAACTGGCGGCGGTGTTGAAGGCACAAACGCCGGCAGCACCCGCCACGCCACAGTTGGGGAAGCTAGTCGTCTTTGGAGCGGGAGACAA AGTGGAGAGCTACGTGTGTGCACTCCGAGAGCTAGGTATCGACGCGTCTAACTTGCCAGAAGCCCCAGTGTGCGTCCTTAGCGACCCTGTCCATTGCGAGACCCCCACCGTGCTGAATGCGCTAGACGGAGTAGTGGCAGTTCTGGCTACGCCACCGAATTCGTACTCTGCGGTCACTGACCCTATCGACTTGGTCTGTGGAAGGGGAGGCGACTTGGATATGCTGGAG ATCCTTACCGAATCCGAAATCAACGCCGCAGGGAAAGCTCGCGTAACATCCATACTGGAAGAGCAAAAGAAAACCTTGAGAGCTCTCATGTCAAAACCTCAG ATCCAACTGATACTGTACGAGACCCACTCTGCCCTGGAAGCAGAAAACGAAGCGCAGATAACCAGAGCGGTCGCGGAGGCCAACCGTCTGGCCCGGGAGCGCCACATCTTGCTCAGAAAGAAGCACAGAGAACGACCATGT AGCGCCAGGAAAGATCTGGACACAGTAGACTCATTTGCCACCTTGGAGAATACGATCTCGCATTCTGAAATCGACAAGGACGAATTAGATGGGATCTCTGTGATCGAAGGCTCTCCATCTAAGAGGGCAGGGTCAGCATCCACCACTGGTACTAACAGGACGCGGCCGCCTAGCGCAGACACAACCCTGAAGAAGAGTGTAGTGAGCAGTCCAGTGGGATCGAGGCCGGGAACCAACAAGGCGAGGCCTATTCCGGAAATGCCAGGATTGCCCGAGCATAATGAAAACGATTTCCCTAGAGATCCTGATAAAGACAATCCGGATGTCAAT GTGCCAAGTTGCGATTTGTTTGAAGTGCGGAATTTGCCAAATCTGGGGAATGGTCTGGATATCAACTACATTCTAGACAGAGATGGCTGCTACCTCGGTTTGATCCAGAGGAAG GAGATCACCCGACTCGACGCCAAGTTTATGATCCGTGTCGCGGAGGAGCGCGGTTTGTTCGGGGGCAGCGCGCCCGCGGCGGCCCCGGGCAAGAGGCAGCGCGCAGCCGCccccgcccgccgccgccgcggcAAGAAGATTGAGGTATCGCACGTGCGCCCGCGCAGTGGCGACGCTGCTGGGTCGCCTGTGTATCGCCGCTTG ATCGAACGTCTAGCTGCACCAACATACGCATCATTATGCCGTTCTACGCGACGGGGAAGTGCGCCGGCGTGCCTCTCTCACGAAGAGAGCGACAAACTTGTCCATTCCCACCATGAGAATGTCGTGCAAGATGTCTGTACCAAGCACATCAGGCGACAAGCCGCTGCCGCCGCCATTTCTGCCGCTGCTTGCACATGTGACGCGAGGCATCG TCTGTCCAGTCACTCCCCGCGCGGGCCCCGCCGCGCCTCCCTCGAGACAGCCGTGGTGCCGCCGCTGCTGCCCGCGCCCCCCTGCCGCCGCCCCTTCCCACTCGTGGTCCACGACTTGCGACTCAAGACCATTGTGCAGGCTCACAAGATTATCGCTTAG
- the LOC128669476 gene encoding uncharacterized protein LOC128669476 isoform X2 → MIFTDPSNDEVTEEDVERPPLPMEDASEEWAPWNLVVSIKNPNAPPPVAVKTTPGPAWDIGQVLKAAYLLSKPQRKVDFIDEQEMRCVYSLIYDVFRYKTILEQAIDDVEFFTDYPELNPYRQTVWLFLMELARRRWGARPRSDVERASHLLAEAGHPYQEIESIIWDQRVHFAAAIARIRIKNKAFTLSDLLPSHLREERISACVNKDSVTGWVNTFKAKKVAKLVERLHQLGYSYSSSRTLCAGEYRFDRVCPRFITLRPPEHTTVGQMDLVQNSIIVLQEREFCEGASTLCRALRANALTGVVAQSHASSPRCSAYLAAQLKELAAVLKAQTPAAPATPQLGKLVVFGAGDKVESYVCALRELGIDASNLPEAPVCVLSDPVHCETPTVLNALDGVVAVLATPPNSYSAVTDPIDLVCGRGGDLDMLEILTESEINAAGKARVTSILEEQKKTLRALMSKPQIQLILYETHSALEAENEAQITRAVAEANRLARERHILLRKKHRERPCSARKDLDTVDSFATLENTISHSEIDKDELDGISVIEGSPSKRAGSASTTGTNRTRPPSADTTLKKSVVSSPVGSRPGTNKARPIPEMPGLPEHNENDFPRDPDKDNPDVNVPSCDLFEVRNLPNLGNGLDINYILDRDGCYLGLIQRKEITRLDAKFMIRVAEERGLFGGSAPAAAPGKRQRAAAPARRRRGKKIEIERLAAPTYASLCRSTRRGSAPACLSHEESDKLVHSHHENVVQDVCTKHIRRQAAAAAISAAACTCDARHRLSSHSPRGPRRASLETAVVPPLLPAPPCRRPFPLVVHDLRLKTIVQAHKIIA, encoded by the exons ATGATTTTTACAGATCCTAGCAATGATGAAGTAAC GGAAGAGGATGTTGAAAGGCCGCCGTTGCCGATGGAAGATGCGTCGGAGGAGTGGGCGCCCTGGAACCTGGTCGTGTCCATCAAGAACCCGAACGCGCCGCCGCCCGTTGCCGTCAAGACCACTCCCGGTCCAGCGTGGGACATCGGACAG GTTTTGAAGGCGGCTTACCTCCTCAGCAAACCTCAACGAAAAGTTGACTTTATAGATGAACAAGAAATGCGCTGCGTATACTCTCTTATTTACGACGTATTTCGAT ATAAGACGATCTTGGAACAAGCGATCGACGATGTGGAGTTCTTTACTGATTATCCAGAG CTCAACCCGTACCGCCAAACTGTGTGGCTCTTCCTTATGGAGCTAGCCCGTAGGCGGTGGGGGGCGCGCCCGCGCAGCGACGTCGAACGAGCCTCTCATCTGCTCGCCGAAGCGGGCCACCCCTACCAGGAAATAGAAAGTATCATTTGGGACCAGAGGGTGCATTTTGCCGCAGCTATAGCCAGGATTCGCATCAAGAACAAGGCTTTTAC GTTATCAGACCTTCTGCCCTCGCATTTAAGAGAAGAGCGAATATCAGCATGTGTCAATAAAGACTCCGTGACAGGTTGGGTCAACACGTTCAAAGCAAA GAAGGTGGCGAAGTTGGTGGAAAGACTACATCAGCTGGGGTACTCCTATAGCAGTTCTCGCACTCTATGCGCCGGCGAGTACAGATTTGATCGCGTGTGTCCAAG ATTCATAACATTGAGACCGCCGGAACACACCACCGTCGGACAGATGGATCTTGTCCAGAATAGCATAATAGTGCTTCAG GAGCGAGAGTTCTGCGAAGGAGCGTCAACACTCTGCCGAGCATTACGCGCCAACGCCTTGACAGGTGTTGTGGCTCAGAGCCATGCGTCATCGCCTCGCTGTTCCGCCTATCTCGCAGCTCAGCTCAAAGAACTGGCGGCGGTGTTGAAGGCACAAACGCCGGCAGCACCCGCCACGCCACAGTTGGGGAAGCTAGTCGTCTTTGGAGCGGGAGACAA AGTGGAGAGCTACGTGTGTGCACTCCGAGAGCTAGGTATCGACGCGTCTAACTTGCCAGAAGCCCCAGTGTGCGTCCTTAGCGACCCTGTCCATTGCGAGACCCCCACCGTGCTGAATGCGCTAGACGGAGTAGTGGCAGTTCTGGCTACGCCACCGAATTCGTACTCTGCGGTCACTGACCCTATCGACTTGGTCTGTGGAAGGGGAGGCGACTTGGATATGCTGGAG ATCCTTACCGAATCCGAAATCAACGCCGCAGGGAAAGCTCGCGTAACATCCATACTGGAAGAGCAAAAGAAAACCTTGAGAGCTCTCATGTCAAAACCTCAG ATCCAACTGATACTGTACGAGACCCACTCTGCCCTGGAAGCAGAAAACGAAGCGCAGATAACCAGAGCGGTCGCGGAGGCCAACCGTCTGGCCCGGGAGCGCCACATCTTGCTCAGAAAGAAGCACAGAGAACGACCATGT AGCGCCAGGAAAGATCTGGACACAGTAGACTCATTTGCCACCTTGGAGAATACGATCTCGCATTCTGAAATCGACAAGGACGAATTAGATGGGATCTCTGTGATCGAAGGCTCTCCATCTAAGAGGGCAGGGTCAGCATCCACCACTGGTACTAACAGGACGCGGCCGCCTAGCGCAGACACAACCCTGAAGAAGAGTGTAGTGAGCAGTCCAGTGGGATCGAGGCCGGGAACCAACAAGGCGAGGCCTATTCCGGAAATGCCAGGATTGCCCGAGCATAATGAAAACGATTTCCCTAGAGATCCTGATAAAGACAATCCGGATGTCAAT GTGCCAAGTTGCGATTTGTTTGAAGTGCGGAATTTGCCAAATCTGGGGAATGGTCTGGATATCAACTACATTCTAGACAGAGATGGCTGCTACCTCGGTTTGATCCAGAGGAAG GAGATCACCCGACTCGACGCCAAGTTTATGATCCGTGTCGCGGAGGAGCGCGGTTTGTTCGGGGGCAGCGCGCCCGCGGCGGCCCCGGGCAAGAGGCAGCGCGCAGCCGCccccgcccgccgccgccgcggcAAGAAGATTGAG ATCGAACGTCTAGCTGCACCAACATACGCATCATTATGCCGTTCTACGCGACGGGGAAGTGCGCCGGCGTGCCTCTCTCACGAAGAGAGCGACAAACTTGTCCATTCCCACCATGAGAATGTCGTGCAAGATGTCTGTACCAAGCACATCAGGCGACAAGCCGCTGCCGCCGCCATTTCTGCCGCTGCTTGCACATGTGACGCGAGGCATCG TCTGTCCAGTCACTCCCCGCGCGGGCCCCGCCGCGCCTCCCTCGAGACAGCCGTGGTGCCGCCGCTGCTGCCCGCGCCCCCCTGCCGCCGCCCCTTCCCACTCGTGGTCCACGACTTGCGACTCAAGACCATTGTGCAGGCTCACAAGATTATCGCTTAG
- the LOC128669476 gene encoding uncharacterized protein LOC128669476 isoform X3 yields MIFTDPSNDEVTEEDVERPPLPMEDASEEWAPWNLVVSIKNPNAPPPVAVKTTPGPAWDIGQVLKAAYLLSKPQRKVDFIDEQEMRCVYSLIYDVFRYKTILEQAIDDVEFFTDYPELNPYRQTVWLFLMELARRRWGARPRSDVERASHLLAEAGHPYQEIESIIWDQRVHFAAAIARIRIKNKAFTLSDLLPSHLREERISACVNKDSVTGWVNTFKAKKVAKLVERLHQLGYSYSSSRTLCAGEYRFDRVCPRFITLRPPEHTTVGQMDLVQNSIIVLQEREFCEGASTLCRALRANALTGVVAQSHASSPRCSAYLAAQLKELAAVLKAQTPAAPATPQLGKLVVFGAGDKVESYVCALRELGIDASNLPEAPVCVLSDPVHCETPTVLNALDGVVAVLATPPNSYSAVTDPIDLVCGRGGDLDMLEILTESEINAAGKARVTSILEEQKKTLRALMSKPQIQLILYETHSALEAENEAQITRAVAEANRLARERHILLRKKHRERPCSARKDLDTVDSFATLENTISHSEIDKDELDGISVIEGSPSKRAGSASTTGTNRTRPPSADTTLKKSVVSSPVGSRPGTNKARPIPEMPGLPEHNENDFPRDPDKDNPDVNEITRLDAKFMIRVAEERGLFGGSAPAAAPGKRQRAAAPARRRRGKKIEVSHVRPRSGDAAGSPVYRRLIERLAAPTYASLCRSTRRGSAPACLSHEESDKLVHSHHENVVQDVCTKHIRRQAAAAAISAAACTCDARHRLSSHSPRGPRRASLETAVVPPLLPAPPCRRPFPLVVHDLRLKTIVQAHKIIA; encoded by the exons ATGATTTTTACAGATCCTAGCAATGATGAAGTAAC GGAAGAGGATGTTGAAAGGCCGCCGTTGCCGATGGAAGATGCGTCGGAGGAGTGGGCGCCCTGGAACCTGGTCGTGTCCATCAAGAACCCGAACGCGCCGCCGCCCGTTGCCGTCAAGACCACTCCCGGTCCAGCGTGGGACATCGGACAG GTTTTGAAGGCGGCTTACCTCCTCAGCAAACCTCAACGAAAAGTTGACTTTATAGATGAACAAGAAATGCGCTGCGTATACTCTCTTATTTACGACGTATTTCGAT ATAAGACGATCTTGGAACAAGCGATCGACGATGTGGAGTTCTTTACTGATTATCCAGAG CTCAACCCGTACCGCCAAACTGTGTGGCTCTTCCTTATGGAGCTAGCCCGTAGGCGGTGGGGGGCGCGCCCGCGCAGCGACGTCGAACGAGCCTCTCATCTGCTCGCCGAAGCGGGCCACCCCTACCAGGAAATAGAAAGTATCATTTGGGACCAGAGGGTGCATTTTGCCGCAGCTATAGCCAGGATTCGCATCAAGAACAAGGCTTTTAC GTTATCAGACCTTCTGCCCTCGCATTTAAGAGAAGAGCGAATATCAGCATGTGTCAATAAAGACTCCGTGACAGGTTGGGTCAACACGTTCAAAGCAAA GAAGGTGGCGAAGTTGGTGGAAAGACTACATCAGCTGGGGTACTCCTATAGCAGTTCTCGCACTCTATGCGCCGGCGAGTACAGATTTGATCGCGTGTGTCCAAG ATTCATAACATTGAGACCGCCGGAACACACCACCGTCGGACAGATGGATCTTGTCCAGAATAGCATAATAGTGCTTCAG GAGCGAGAGTTCTGCGAAGGAGCGTCAACACTCTGCCGAGCATTACGCGCCAACGCCTTGACAGGTGTTGTGGCTCAGAGCCATGCGTCATCGCCTCGCTGTTCCGCCTATCTCGCAGCTCAGCTCAAAGAACTGGCGGCGGTGTTGAAGGCACAAACGCCGGCAGCACCCGCCACGCCACAGTTGGGGAAGCTAGTCGTCTTTGGAGCGGGAGACAA AGTGGAGAGCTACGTGTGTGCACTCCGAGAGCTAGGTATCGACGCGTCTAACTTGCCAGAAGCCCCAGTGTGCGTCCTTAGCGACCCTGTCCATTGCGAGACCCCCACCGTGCTGAATGCGCTAGACGGAGTAGTGGCAGTTCTGGCTACGCCACCGAATTCGTACTCTGCGGTCACTGACCCTATCGACTTGGTCTGTGGAAGGGGAGGCGACTTGGATATGCTGGAG ATCCTTACCGAATCCGAAATCAACGCCGCAGGGAAAGCTCGCGTAACATCCATACTGGAAGAGCAAAAGAAAACCTTGAGAGCTCTCATGTCAAAACCTCAG ATCCAACTGATACTGTACGAGACCCACTCTGCCCTGGAAGCAGAAAACGAAGCGCAGATAACCAGAGCGGTCGCGGAGGCCAACCGTCTGGCCCGGGAGCGCCACATCTTGCTCAGAAAGAAGCACAGAGAACGACCATGT AGCGCCAGGAAAGATCTGGACACAGTAGACTCATTTGCCACCTTGGAGAATACGATCTCGCATTCTGAAATCGACAAGGACGAATTAGATGGGATCTCTGTGATCGAAGGCTCTCCATCTAAGAGGGCAGGGTCAGCATCCACCACTGGTACTAACAGGACGCGGCCGCCTAGCGCAGACACAACCCTGAAGAAGAGTGTAGTGAGCAGTCCAGTGGGATCGAGGCCGGGAACCAACAAGGCGAGGCCTATTCCGGAAATGCCAGGATTGCCCGAGCATAATGAAAACGATTTCCCTAGAGATCCTGATAAAGACAATCCGGATGTCAAT GAGATCACCCGACTCGACGCCAAGTTTATGATCCGTGTCGCGGAGGAGCGCGGTTTGTTCGGGGGCAGCGCGCCCGCGGCGGCCCCGGGCAAGAGGCAGCGCGCAGCCGCccccgcccgccgccgccgcggcAAGAAGATTGAGGTATCGCACGTGCGCCCGCGCAGTGGCGACGCTGCTGGGTCGCCTGTGTATCGCCGCTTG ATCGAACGTCTAGCTGCACCAACATACGCATCATTATGCCGTTCTACGCGACGGGGAAGTGCGCCGGCGTGCCTCTCTCACGAAGAGAGCGACAAACTTGTCCATTCCCACCATGAGAATGTCGTGCAAGATGTCTGTACCAAGCACATCAGGCGACAAGCCGCTGCCGCCGCCATTTCTGCCGCTGCTTGCACATGTGACGCGAGGCATCG TCTGTCCAGTCACTCCCCGCGCGGGCCCCGCCGCGCCTCCCTCGAGACAGCCGTGGTGCCGCCGCTGCTGCCCGCGCCCCCCTGCCGCCGCCCCTTCCCACTCGTGGTCCACGACTTGCGACTCAAGACCATTGTGCAGGCTCACAAGATTATCGCTTAG